Proteins from one Catenulispora sp. EB89 genomic window:
- a CDS encoding amino acid adenylation domain-containing protein: protein MNRPGLTDVWPLSPMQRGMLFHALFDDRSATIDVYRAQLVFELAGEVDLAALRATARTLLRRHPNLRAGFRTVKSGEPVQVIPREVELPVREVDLGSEPEAERDRLASEAQHEEWSRRFDLAVPPLLRLAAIRLGDGRARVVLTFHHILSDGWSTSILAKELLDLYRRGGDDAGLPPPPPYRDYLAWLARQDGDAAKAVWREQLRGVEPTLVAPADGHRVPVDPDEVRVDLPAELTAGLQAFGRAHGLTAATLLRGAWAILVGALTGRTDVVFGSTTAGRPPEIPGIETMVGLFINTLPVRARWSPAEPLSDLLVRLQDEQTTLLDYEYLSLAEIQHVAGARDLFDTLMVVENYPVDASGSAASSGPELGGGLRLTRTAGRDATHYPLALLATLRALRLTYQPDLFDRATAEGLTARLIRVLEQMVRDASIPVGDVDVVLPGERDWLLAEAGAGGAEAAQAGSATVVDLFAAQVARTPDAVALVFEGTEITYAELSARVNRLAALLRTRGVGLESVVAVVMERSVDLVVVLLAVLRAGGAYLPVDPEYPPTRIEFLVADAAPACVVTTREFAGSVPETSVECVVIDDPAVVEELAGLDASSGPDATSDGSSGASPVADVGLSPSHPMYVIYTSGSTGVPKGVVVAHGGVVNRLAWMQGLYRLSGADRVVQKTPFGFDVSVWEFFWPLTRGAALVLARPGGHRDPEYLAGLVVDAGVTVVHFVPSMLEAFVPSAGVCGGLRVVFTSGEALGAGVRDRFLTQLPDTRLFNLYGPTEASVDVTGTRCTVHDGPVVSIGGPLPGVRVFVLDDRLRLVPPGIPGELYLAGVQLARGYAGRPGLTASRFVACPFEPGTRMYRTGDLVRWGSDGQLDFLGRSDDQVKIRGFRVEPGEIEAVLAAYPAVAQAVVLARQDEGPDKRLVAYLVSDDDTVIDVDAVREFAVGRLPEYMVPAAFVVLDALPVTVNGKLDRAALPAPDFAALATDRAPRTAREEILCGLFADVLGLATVGVDDGFFTLGGDSLTAMRLVARVRSVLGTEVPIRTVFQSPTVVALAGRLDETGIPRTAVTAVRRPEVLPLSFGQQRMWFLHRLEGPSAVNNIPWAVRLSGELDTAALQAAVTDVAVRHETLRTIIAETDGVAAQLVLDPGAPGAVPQLTTHEVSAADLPEALAGQLGLPFDLAREVPWRVGLLRTAPTEHVLAIVVHHIASDGWSMNILARDLSAAYSARLDGRAPDWSPLPVQYADFTQWQHELLAGRQDPESMLGRQLAHWQRALAGLPEQVELPADRPRPAEVTHQGSTVHFEVDGWVRQGLAGIARSSGATLFMVIQAGLAVWLSRLGAGEDIPLGSPIAGRTDAALDDLVGCFLNTLVLRTDLSGNPTFTEVVRRVREADLAAYANQDLPFEYLVDVLQPVRSLSRHPLFQVGFVLQNAPKEGLSLPGLELSVQPLESDVAKFDLFAHLWERSEENGGGLNGLLEFSSDLFDRSTARSLAARLIRVLEQVAADASVRVADVDVQSAGEREWLLTDAGVGGAEVAEAGFATVVDLFAAQVARTPDAVALVYEGIEISYAELDARVNRLAALLRSRGVGLESVVGVVMERSLDLVVVLLAVLKAGGAYLPVDPEYPPTRIGFLLTDAAAVCVVTTSAFTSLLSDTPLEPVVVDDPAVIEELANAVPLAGELSDRLLPSHPMYVIYTSGSTGVPKGVVVAHGGVVNRLAWMQGLYRLSDADRVVQKTPFGFDVSVWEFFWPLTRGAALMLARPGGHRDPEYLAGLVVDAGVTVAHFVPSMLEAFVPSAGRCTQLRAVFASGEALGAGVRDRFLTQLPETELFNLYGPTEASVDVTGVRCTAQDGPVVSIGGPLPGVRVFVLDDRLRLVPSGVPGELYLAGVQLARGYAGRPGLTASRFVACPFEPETRMYRTGDLVRWSADGQLVFLGRSDDQVKIRGFRVEPGEIEAVLAAQAGVAQAVVLARQDEGSDKRLVAYLVPGDTSVMDGAAVLKSAAERLPDYMVPAAAVVLDALPLTANGKVDRTALPAPDFAALATGRAPRTAREEILCGLFADVLGLEKVGIDDGFFTLGGDSLTAMRLVARIRSVLGTEVPIRSVFQSPTVAGLAARLDEDAAGAPRPRLLPAARPETVPLSFGQQRMWFLHRLEGPSGAYNISSVLRLHGAVSAAALDAALGDVAARHEALRTVFADLDGIGCQTVLDLDTPGAVPRLAAREVSRAQLSGDLSRITDQGFDLAREVPWRVALLSLSPAEHVLAVVVHHIAADGWSVGVLARDLSTAYAARLDGRAPEWPPLPVQYADFTLWQRGLLDRRGDRESLFERQLAYWKEALADLPDQLALPVDRPRPVEVTHQGSMVHFEVDARLHQDLVQVARGCGATLFMVVQAALALLLSRLGGGEDIPLGSPIAGRTDAALDDLVGYFLNTLVLRTDLSGDPTFAELVARVRETDLAAYANQDLPFEHLVDVLQPARSLSRHPLFQAGLVLQNAPKAGLSLPGVDLSVEPLALKIAKFDLFVHLWERSDGEDGEDGEDRAHGEDRGLNGLLEFSTDLFDPSTAQHLVARLIRVLEQVAADASVRVADVDLLLPGERDWLLTEVGRGAADLGASTVVGLFEAQVARTPQAVAVVCEGVEFTYAELSARVNQLAGFLRGHGVGAEAVVGVVMERSATLIVTLLGVLKSGGAYLPVNPEYPMERIGFMLDDAEASLVLTDAAGAARVPAGGARAMSLDDAAVAEALAAQPTGDPREPAGAGDLAYLIYTSGSTGVPKAVMVEHRALAEYLRWAGVLYGLGAERGSLLYSSPAFDLTITALFVPLVRGGCVTVVAESGAEAVSACADRLSASRVGLLKTTPAALEAMLDGLAEAEAEAEAEAGAGADGGRAAAGAEVVVVGGEALPTDLARRAHERWAAAVVNEYGPTEATVGCVVYRLDERPVRGLGMPIGQPSANMGVFVLDDRLRSVPAGVPGELYLAGVQLARGYGHRPGLTASRFVACPFEPGARMYRTGDLVRWDADGQLVFLGRSDDQVKIRGFRVEPGEIEAALAAHPDVAQAFVLARRDGASDNRLVAYLVPAGDTELDLAAVREFVAAKVPDHLVPAAFVPVAALPLTVNGKVDRAALPAPDFAALAVSRAPRTAREEVLCGLFADVLGLDRVGIDDGFFDLGGESLLAMRLVARIRAALGVEVAVRDVFLSPTVAGLAGHLDGFGAARPPLLPLDRPDRIALTPDQQRLWTVNQQPGSRAADSVPVTVRLTGELDLTALRSAVADVAGRHESLRTVFAGVGTSAHQVVLDAAAPGAVPALTVRAATESEVAEALADELDRGFDLSAEVPWRVAVLRLAPADQVLAITVHHIVSDGWSVGLLSRDLSTAYSARLRGRAPDWSPLPVHHADFVLWQRDLLGRRDEPGTLFHQQWAYWSQALADLPEPLALVGAEAEPDPDPDPDRDRPDSVHAFAVDPQVHQGVLDLARTEHCTVFVVLQTALVAALALTGAGEDIPIGSASAGRADASVHDVIGLFANMLVLRTKADGDPTFAELMRRVRDTNLAANLNQDLPFHLLVDELTPTRNPPFQVMLSLEGFLDLPWALPGLQAVRAPRIGRAAAGGRTPGLSLVLHEKQTPDGAPGGIEALAQFAPGVFDRPSVRRLASTLLELLRRATTEPAVRVGDVPGAQDIDASAPPAGALQVDPTLESGR, encoded by the coding sequence GTGAACCGACCGGGACTGACCGATGTCTGGCCGCTGTCGCCCATGCAGCGCGGCATGTTGTTCCACGCCTTGTTCGACGACCGGTCGGCGACGATCGACGTCTACCGGGCCCAGCTGGTCTTCGAACTCGCCGGGGAGGTGGACCTCGCCGCGCTGCGCGCGACGGCCCGGACGCTGCTGCGCCGGCACCCGAACCTGCGTGCCGGCTTCCGGACGGTCAAGTCCGGCGAACCGGTGCAGGTGATCCCGCGCGAGGTCGAACTGCCGGTGCGCGAGGTCGACCTCGGCTCCGAACCCGAGGCGGAGCGGGACCGGCTGGCGTCCGAAGCGCAGCACGAGGAATGGTCGCGGCGCTTCGATCTGGCCGTCCCGCCGCTGCTGCGGCTGGCCGCGATCCGGCTCGGCGACGGCCGGGCCCGGGTGGTCCTCACCTTCCATCACATCCTGTCCGACGGCTGGTCCACCTCGATCCTGGCCAAGGAGCTGCTCGACCTCTACCGGCGCGGCGGCGACGACGCCGGCCTGCCGCCGCCCCCGCCCTACCGCGACTACCTGGCCTGGCTGGCCCGCCAGGACGGCGACGCCGCCAAGGCGGTGTGGCGGGAGCAGCTGCGGGGTGTGGAGCCGACGCTGGTCGCTCCGGCGGACGGCCACCGCGTCCCGGTCGACCCGGACGAGGTCCGGGTGGACCTGCCCGCCGAGCTCACCGCCGGACTCCAGGCCTTCGGCCGCGCGCACGGTCTGACCGCCGCCACCCTGCTCCGCGGCGCCTGGGCGATCCTGGTCGGCGCCCTGACCGGCCGCACCGATGTGGTGTTCGGCAGCACCACGGCCGGCCGCCCGCCGGAGATCCCGGGCATCGAGACCATGGTCGGCCTGTTCATAAACACCCTTCCGGTGCGGGCGCGGTGGAGCCCCGCCGAGCCGCTGTCGGACCTGCTCGTCCGCCTCCAGGACGAGCAGACGACGCTGCTGGACTACGAGTACCTGAGCCTGGCCGAGATCCAGCACGTCGCCGGCGCGCGCGACCTGTTCGACACGCTGATGGTCGTCGAGAACTACCCGGTCGACGCCTCCGGCTCCGCCGCGTCCTCCGGCCCCGAGCTGGGCGGCGGCCTGCGCCTGACCCGGACGGCCGGCCGCGACGCCACCCACTACCCGCTGGCGCTCCTCGCGACGCTGCGCGCGCTCCGGCTGACCTACCAGCCCGATCTGTTCGACCGCGCCACGGCAGAGGGCCTGACGGCGCGGTTGATCAGGGTGCTGGAGCAGATGGTGCGGGACGCCTCGATCCCGGTGGGCGACGTGGACGTGGTGCTGCCGGGGGAGCGGGACTGGCTGCTGGCCGAGGCCGGTGCCGGCGGCGCCGAGGCGGCGCAGGCCGGCTCGGCGACGGTGGTGGATCTGTTCGCGGCGCAGGTGGCGCGGACGCCGGACGCGGTCGCGTTGGTGTTCGAGGGTACGGAGATCACCTATGCGGAGCTGAGCGCGCGGGTGAACCGCCTGGCGGCCCTGTTGCGGACTCGTGGTGTGGGACTCGAATCGGTCGTCGCCGTGGTGATGGAACGCTCGGTGGATCTGGTGGTGGTGCTCCTGGCCGTGTTGCGGGCCGGTGGGGCGTATCTGCCGGTGGATCCGGAGTATCCGCCGACCCGGATCGAGTTCCTGGTCGCGGACGCGGCTCCGGCGTGTGTGGTGACGACGAGGGAGTTCGCGGGGTCGGTACCGGAGACGTCGGTGGAATGTGTGGTGATCGACGATCCGGCGGTGGTCGAGGAGCTGGCGGGCTTGGATGCCTCGTCGGGGCCGGATGCGACGTCGGATGGGTCGTCGGGTGCCTCGCCGGTGGCCGACGTGGGGTTGTCGCCGTCGCATCCGATGTACGTGATCTACACGTCTGGTTCGACCGGTGTGCCGAAGGGTGTGGTGGTGGCGCACGGCGGTGTGGTGAACCGGTTGGCGTGGATGCAGGGGCTGTATCGGTTGTCCGGCGCTGATCGGGTGGTGCAGAAGACGCCGTTCGGGTTCGACGTGTCGGTGTGGGAGTTCTTCTGGCCGTTGACGCGGGGTGCGGCGTTGGTGCTGGCGCGGCCCGGTGGACATCGTGACCCCGAGTATCTGGCGGGGTTGGTGGTCGACGCGGGTGTGACGGTGGTGCACTTCGTGCCCTCGATGCTGGAGGCGTTCGTGCCGTCGGCGGGAGTGTGTGGCGGCCTGCGGGTCGTGTTCACCAGCGGTGAGGCGCTGGGCGCCGGGGTGCGCGACAGGTTCCTCACTCAGCTTCCTGATACCCGGTTGTTCAACCTGTACGGACCGACCGAGGCGTCGGTGGACGTGACCGGGACGCGCTGCACCGTGCACGACGGTCCGGTGGTGTCGATCGGCGGTCCGCTGCCGGGGGTGCGGGTGTTCGTGCTCGATGACCGGCTGCGGCTGGTGCCACCCGGAATACCGGGCGAGCTGTACCTCGCCGGGGTGCAGTTGGCACGCGGGTACGCGGGACGTCCCGGGCTGACGGCGTCCCGTTTCGTGGCGTGCCCGTTCGAGCCGGGGACGCGCATGTACCGGACCGGGGACCTGGTGCGCTGGGGTTCCGACGGGCAGTTGGACTTCCTCGGCCGCAGCGATGACCAGGTCAAGATCCGCGGCTTCCGGGTGGAGCCCGGCGAAATCGAAGCGGTCCTGGCCGCGTACCCGGCCGTGGCGCAGGCCGTGGTGCTGGCTCGGCAGGACGAAGGACCGGACAAGCGTCTGGTCGCCTATCTGGTCTCTGATGACGACACGGTGATCGACGTCGACGCGGTGCGCGAGTTCGCGGTCGGCAGGTTGCCGGAGTACATGGTCCCGGCCGCGTTCGTCGTGCTGGACGCCTTGCCGGTGACGGTGAACGGCAAGCTGGATCGCGCCGCGCTGCCCGCCCCGGACTTCGCGGCGCTCGCCACCGACCGGGCTCCGCGTACCGCGCGGGAGGAGATCCTGTGCGGTCTGTTCGCGGACGTACTCGGCTTGGCGACGGTCGGCGTCGACGATGGGTTCTTCACTCTCGGCGGGGACTCGCTGACGGCGATGCGTCTGGTGGCGCGGGTCAGGTCGGTGCTCGGCACGGAGGTGCCGATCCGCACCGTGTTCCAGTCCCCGACGGTCGTCGCGCTGGCCGGACGCCTGGACGAGACCGGGATACCGCGCACCGCCGTGACGGCCGTCCGGCGACCGGAAGTGCTGCCGTTGTCCTTCGGTCAGCAGCGCATGTGGTTCCTGCACCGGTTGGAGGGGCCCAGCGCGGTCAACAACATCCCCTGGGCGGTGCGGCTGTCCGGGGAGTTGGATACCGCCGCTCTGCAAGCGGCCGTGACCGACGTCGCGGTCCGCCACGAGACGCTGCGCACGATCATCGCCGAGACCGACGGAGTCGCCGCGCAGCTGGTCCTCGATCCCGGCGCGCCGGGTGCCGTGCCGCAGCTGACGACGCACGAGGTGAGTGCGGCGGACCTGCCCGAGGCGTTGGCCGGACAGCTGGGTCTGCCGTTCGACCTGGCCCGCGAGGTGCCGTGGCGGGTGGGGTTGCTGCGGACGGCGCCGACGGAGCACGTGCTGGCGATCGTGGTGCACCACATCGCGTCGGACGGCTGGTCGATGAACATCCTGGCCCGCGACCTCTCCGCCGCCTACTCCGCACGCCTGGACGGCCGCGCCCCCGACTGGTCGCCGCTGCCGGTGCAGTACGCCGACTTCACCCAGTGGCAGCACGAGCTCCTGGCGGGCCGCCAGGATCCGGAGAGCATGCTCGGCCGCCAGCTGGCGCACTGGCAGCGCGCCTTGGCCGGCCTGCCGGAGCAGGTGGAGCTGCCCGCGGACCGCCCGCGGCCCGCGGAGGTCACACATCAGGGCTCGACGGTGCACTTCGAAGTCGACGGCTGGGTGCGCCAAGGCTTGGCGGGGATCGCCCGGTCGTCCGGGGCGACGTTGTTCATGGTGATCCAGGCCGGGTTGGCGGTGTGGTTGTCGCGGTTGGGTGCCGGTGAGGACATCCCGTTGGGCTCGCCGATCGCGGGGCGTACCGATGCCGCGCTGGACGATCTGGTCGGGTGCTTTCTCAATACCCTGGTGCTGCGCACCGACCTGAGCGGGAACCCGACGTTCACCGAGGTCGTGCGGCGAGTGCGGGAAGCCGACCTCGCCGCGTACGCCAACCAGGACCTGCCGTTCGAGTACCTGGTGGACGTCCTGCAGCCGGTGCGCTCGCTGTCCAGGCATCCGCTGTTCCAGGTGGGTTTCGTGCTCCAGAACGCGCCGAAGGAGGGCCTGAGCCTGCCGGGGCTGGAGCTGAGCGTGCAGCCGCTGGAGTCGGACGTCGCCAAGTTCGATCTGTTCGCGCACCTGTGGGAGCGGTCGGAGGAGAACGGCGGCGGTCTCAATGGTCTGCTGGAGTTCAGCAGCGACCTGTTCGACAGGTCCACCGCGCGGAGCCTGGCGGCGCGATTGATCAGGGTGCTGGAACAGGTGGCCGCCGATGCCTCCGTCCGCGTGGCGGATGTCGACGTGCAGTCGGCCGGGGAGCGGGAGTGGCTGCTGACCGATGCCGGTGTGGGTGGCGCCGAGGTTGCGGAGGCCGGCTTCGCAACCGTGGTGGATCTGTTCGCGGCGCAGGTGGCGCGGACGCCGGATGCGGTGGCGTTGGTGTATGAGGGTATTGAGATCTCTTACGCGGAGTTGGACGCGCGGGTGAACCGGCTGGCGGCTCTGTTGCGGAGTCGTGGTGTGGGGTTGGAGTCGGTCGTCGGTGTGGTGATGGAGCGTTCGCTGGATCTGGTGGTGGTGTTGCTGGCCGTGCTGAAGGCCGGTGGGGCGTATCTGCCGGTGGATCCGGAGTATCCGCCGACTCGGATCGGGTTCCTGCTGACGGATGCGGCCGCGGTGTGTGTGGTGACGACGAGCGCGTTCACGTCATTGCTGTCGGACACCCCGCTGGAGCCCGTGGTGGTCGATGACCCGGCGGTGATCGAGGAGTTGGCGAACGCCGTACCCCTGGCCGGCGAGCTGTCCGACCGCCTGCTGCCGTCGCATCCGATGTATGTGATCTACACGTCTGGTTCGACCGGAGTGCCGAAGGGCGTGGTCGTGGCGCACGGCGGTGTGGTGAACCGGTTGGCGTGGATGCAGGGCTTGTATCGGTTGTCCGACGCTGATCGGGTGGTGCAGAAGACGCCGTTCGGGTTCGACGTGTCGGTGTGGGAGTTCTTCTGGCCGTTGACGCGGGGTGCGGCGTTGATGCTGGCGCGGCCCGGTGGACATCGTGACCCCGAGTATCTGGCTGGGCTGGTGGTCGACGCGGGTGTGACGGTGGCGCACTTCGTGCCCTCGATGCTGGAAGCCTTCGTACCGTCGGCGGGCCGCTGTACGCAGCTGCGGGCGGTCTTCGCCAGTGGCGAGGCGCTGGGCGCTGGAGTGCGTGACAGATTCCTGACTCAGCTGCCGGAGACGGAACTGTTCAACCTGTATGGGCCGACTGAGGCGTCGGTGGACGTGACCGGCGTGCGCTGCACCGCGCAGGACGGTCCGGTGGTGTCGATCGGCGGTCCGCTGCCGGGGGTGCGGGTGTTCGTGCTCGATGACCGGTTGCGGTTGGTGCCGTCCGGGGTGCCGGGTGAGCTGTATCTAGCAGGAGTTCAGCTGGCGCGTGGATACGCGGGACGTCCCGGGCTGACGGCGTCGCGCTTCGTTGCGTGTCCGTTCGAACCGGAGACGCGCATGTACCGAACCGGGGACCTCGTGCGCTGGAGCGCCGACGGTCAGCTGGTGTTCCTCGGGCGTAGCGATGATCAGGTCAAGATCCGCGGCTTCCGGGTCGAGCCCGGCGAGATCGAGGCCGTGTTGGCCGCTCAGGCCGGTGTGGCTCAAGCTGTGGTGCTGGCTCGTCAGGACGAAGGATCGGACAAGCGCCTGGTTGCCTATCTGGTTCCTGGCGACACCTCCGTGATGGACGGTGCGGCCGTGCTGAAGTCCGCGGCTGAGAGACTGCCGGACTATATGGTGCCTGCCGCAGCGGTGGTCCTCGACGCTTTGCCGCTGACGGCGAACGGCAAGGTCGATCGGACCGCGCTGCCCGCCCCGGACTTCGCGGCGCTCGCCACCGGCCGGGCCCCGCGTACCGCGCGGGAGGAGATCCTGTGCGGTCTGTTCGCGGACGTACTCGGCTTGGAGAAGGTCGGCATCGACGACGGCTTCTTCACGCTCGGCGGGGACTCGCTGACGGCGATGCGTCTGGTGGCACGGATCAGGTCGGTGCTGGGGACGGAGGTACCGATCCGTAGTGTGTTCCAGTCCCCGACCGTCGCAGGCTTGGCCGCCCGGCTCGACGAGGACGCGGCCGGGGCCCCGCGTCCGCGGCTGCTGCCGGCCGCGCGACCCGAGACCGTGCCGTTGTCGTTCGGGCAGCAGCGCATGTGGTTCCTGCACCGGCTGGAGGGCCCGAGCGGGGCCTACAACATCTCCAGCGTCCTGCGGCTGCACGGCGCGGTGAGCGCGGCCGCGCTGGACGCGGCGCTCGGGGACGTGGCCGCGCGGCACGAAGCGCTGCGGACGGTCTTCGCGGACCTGGACGGGATCGGATGTCAGACGGTCCTGGACCTCGACACGCCGGGCGCCGTACCGCGGCTGGCGGCCCGGGAGGTGAGCCGGGCGCAGCTGTCCGGGGATCTGTCGAGGATCACTGATCAGGGCTTTGATCTGGCGCGCGAGGTGCCGTGGCGTGTGGCGTTGCTGAGCTTGTCGCCGGCGGAGCACGTGCTGGCGGTCGTGGTGCACCACATCGCGGCCGACGGCTGGTCGGTCGGCGTGCTGGCCCGTGACCTGTCCACGGCCTACGCCGCGCGGCTGGACGGCCGGGCGCCGGAGTGGCCGCCGTTGCCGGTGCAGTACGCGGACTTCACGCTGTGGCAGCGCGGTCTTCTCGACCGTCGAGGGGACCGGGAGAGCCTGTTCGAGCGTCAGCTCGCCTACTGGAAGGAGGCGTTGGCGGACCTGCCGGACCAGTTGGCGCTTCCGGTGGACCGTCCGCGACCTGTGGAGGTCACGCATCAGGGCTCGATGGTGCACTTCGAGGTCGACGCGCGGCTGCATCAGGACCTGGTGCAGGTGGCGCGGGGGTGTGGCGCGACGTTGTTCATGGTGGTGCAGGCCGCTTTGGCGTTGTTGTTGTCGAGGCTGGGTGGTGGCGAGGACATCCCGTTGGGCTCGCCGATCGCCGGGCGTACCGATGCCGCGCTGGACGATCTGGTCGGCTACTTCCTCAATACCCTGGTACTGCGCACCGACCTGAGCGGTGACCCCACGTTCGCCGAGCTCGTCGCGCGGGTGCGGGAGACCGATCTGGCCGCGTACGCCAACCAGGATCTGCCGTTCGAACACCTCGTGGACGTCCTGCAACCGGCCCGCTCGCTGTCTCGACACCCCCTGTTCCAGGCGGGTCTCGTGCTGCAGAACGCGCCGAAGGCGGGTCTGAGCCTGCCCGGGGTGGACCTGAGCGTCGAGCCGCTGGCGCTGAAGATCGCCAAGTTCGATCTGTTCGTCCACCTGTGGGAACGCTCGGACGGTGAGGACGGAGAGGACGGAGAGGACAGGGCGCACGGCGAGGACCGCGGTCTCAATGGTCTGCTGGAATTCAGCACCGACCTGTTCGACCCGTCGACCGCACAGCATCTGGTGGCGCGGTTGATCAGGGTCCTGGAACAGGTGGCTGCGGACGCCTCCGTCCGTGTCGCGGACGTCGACCTGCTGCTGCCGGGCGAGCGGGACTGGCTGCTGACCGAGGTCGGCCGGGGAGCGGCGGACCTCGGCGCGTCGACGGTGGTCGGGTTGTTCGAGGCCCAGGTCGCCCGGACGCCGCAAGCTGTGGCGGTGGTGTGTGAGGGCGTTGAGTTCACCTACGCGGAGCTGAGCGCCCGGGTGAATCAGCTGGCGGGCTTCCTGCGCGGACACGGGGTCGGCGCGGAAGCGGTGGTCGGGGTGGTGATGGAGCGTTCCGCCACGCTGATCGTGACCTTGCTGGGGGTGTTGAAGTCAGGCGGGGCCTATCTGCCCGTGAACCCGGAGTATCCGATGGAGCGGATCGGGTTCATGCTCGACGACGCCGAGGCCTCACTGGTCCTCACGGACGCGGCGGGAGCCGCTCGGGTACCCGCCGGCGGCGCGCGGGCGATGAGTCTGGACGACGCGGCGGTGGCCGAGGCCTTGGCCGCGCAGCCGACCGGGGATCCCCGGGAGCCGGCGGGCGCGGGGGACCTGGCGTATCTGATCTACACCTCGGGCTCGACCGGCGTCCCCAAGGCCGTCATGGTCGAACACCGTGCTTTGGCCGAGTATCTGCGGTGGGCGGGTGTGCTCTACGGCCTGGGAGCCGAGCGTGGTTCGTTGCTGTACTCCTCACCGGCGTTCGATCTGACGATCACCGCGTTGTTCGTCCCGCTGGTACGCGGCGGATGCGTGACGGTGGTCGCGGAGTCGGGGGCCGAGGCCGTGTCCGCGTGCGCCGACCGGTTGTCCGCGTCCCGGGTCGGGCTCTTGAAGACCACCCCGGCGGCGCTCGAGGCCATGCTCGACGGCCTGGCCGAAGCCGAAGCCGAAGCCGAAGCCGAAGCCGGGGCCGGGGCCGACGGCGGCCGGGCGGCGGCGGGAGCCGAGGTCGTGGTGGTCGGCGGCGAGGCGCTGCCGACGGACCTGGCCCGCCGTGCGCACGAGCGCTGGGCCGCCGCGGTGGTCAACGAGTACGGTCCCACGGAGGCGACAGTCGGGTGCGTGGTGTACCGGCTCGACGAGCGCCCGGTGCGCGGCCTCGGGATGCCGATCGGGCAGCCGAGCGCGAACATGGGGGTGTTCGTGCTCGATGACCGGTTGCGGTCGGTGCCGGCCGGAGTGCCGGGCGAGTTGTATCTGGCCGGAGTGCAGTTGGCGCGCGGCTACGGGCATCGGCCCGGGCTGACGGCGTCGCGCTTCGTGGCGTGTCCGTTCGAGCCCGGGGCCCGGATGTACCGGACCGGGGACCTGGTGCGCTGGGACGCCGACGGACAACTGGTGTTCCTCGGCCGCAGTGACGATCAGGTCAAGATCCGCGGCTTCCGGGTCGAGCCCGGCGAGATCGAAGCGGCGCTGGCCGCTCATCCCGATGTGGCTCAGGCCTTCGTCCTGGCGCGTCGGGACGGTGCGTCGGACAATCGTCTCGTCGCCTACCTGGTCCCCGCCGGCGATACGGAGCTCGATCTCGCCGCGGTGCGCGAGTTCGTCGCGGCCAAGGTGCCCGACCATCTGGTCCCGGCCGCGTTCGTCCCGGTCGCCGCTTTGCCGTTGACGGTGAACGGGAAGGTGGACCGGGCCGCGTTGCCGGCCCCGGACTTCGCCGCGCTCGCCGTCAGCCGGGCCCCGCGCACCGCGCGCGAGGAGGTCCTGTGCGGCCTGTTCGCGGACGTGCTCGGCCTGGACCGGGTCGGGATCGACGACGGGTTCTTCGACCTCGGCGGCGAGTCGCTGCTGGCGATGCGGCTGGTCGCGCGGATCCGTGCCGCGCTCGGCGTGGAGGTGGCCGTCCGGGACGTGTTCCTGTCCCCGACGGTGGCGGGCCTGGCCGGACACCTGGACGGCTTCGGCGCGGCGCGTCCGCCGCTGCTGCCGCTGGACCGTCCGGACCGGATCGCGCTGACACCTGATCAACAGCGTCTGTGGACGGTGAATCAGCAGCCTGGCTCGCGGGCCGCCGACAGCGTGCCGGTGACGGTGCGCCTGACCGGCGAGCTGGATCTGACGGCCCTGCGGTCCGCCGTGGCCGACGTGGCGGGGCGGCACGAGTCCCTGCGCACCGTTTTCGCCGGTGTCGGGACGAGCGCACACCAGGTGGTGCTGGATGCTGCGGCGCCGGGGGCGGTCCCTGCCCTGACGGTGCGCGCGGCGACCGAGTCGGAGGTGGCCGAAGCCCTGGCCGACGAGCTCGACCGGGGCTTCGATCTGTCCGCCGAGGTGCCCTGGCGGGTCGCGGTGCTCCGACTGGCGCCGGCCGACCAGGTACTGGCGATCACGGTGCACCACATCGTCTCGGACGGCTGGTCGGTCGGCTTGCTCAGCCGCGACCTGTCCACCGCCTATTCCGCACGCCTGCGAGGCCGCGCCCCCGACTGGTCCCCGCTGCCGGTGCACCACGCCGATTTCGTGCTCTGGCAACGCGATCTGCTCGGCCGCCGGGACGAGCCCGGCACACTGTTCCATCAGCAATGGGCCTACTGGAGCCAAGCGCTGGCCGACCTTCCCGAGCCGTTGGCCCTCGTCGGCGCCGAAGCGGAGCCCGACCCCGACCCCGACCCCGACCGCGACCGGCCGGATTCGGTGCACGCCTTCGCCGTGGACCCGCAGGTCCACCAGGGCGTACTTGACCTGGCCCGAACCGAGCACTGCACGGTGTTCGTGGTCCTCCAGACGGCTTTGGTGGCCGCCTTGGCACTGACCGGAGCCGGGGAGGACATCCCCATCGGCTCGGCGTCGGCGGGCCGGGCCGACGCGTCGGTGCACGACGTCATCGGACTGTTCGCGAACATGTTGGTACTGCGCACCAAAGCGGATGGCGACCCGACCTTCGCGGAACTGATGCGCCGAGTGCGCGACACGAACCTGGCCGCGAACCTCAACCAGGATCTGCCGTTCCACCTTCTGGTGGACGAGCTCACCCCGACCCGCAATCCGCCGTTCCAGGTGATGCTGAGCCTTGAGGGCTTCCTGGACCTGCCCTGGGCGCTGCCCGGTCTCCAAGCCGTCCGCGCGCCGCGGATCGGCCGGGCCGCGGCCGGCGGCCGGACTCCCGGCCTGTCACTGGTCCTGCACGAAAAGCAGACCCCTGATGGCGCTCCCGGCGGAATCGAAGCCCTGGCCCAGTTCGCACCCGGGGTCTTCGACCGGCCGTCGGTGCGGCGGCTCGCGTCCACGCTGCTGGAGCTGCTCCGCAGGGCCACGACCGAACCGGCGGTGCGGGTCGGCGATGTCCCTGGGGCACAGGACATCGACGCGTCCGCACCGCCGGCCGGCGCTCTCCAGGTCGATCCGACGCTGGAATCAGGGCGTTGA